The Herbaspirillum sp. DW155 genomic interval GTACGCCTGTCGGTGCCGATGGAGTTTCTTTCGGGCGTCGTGCAGGGAGGTATTTCGCTCATTCCCGGGATGAATCAGGCGATTTCGTTTGCGCTCGATACGGTCTTCTTCGGCCCGGGTGAACTTCTCTGGATGACCATCACAGGCGCCATTTCCAACCGCGCCAACGAACAGGAGCTGCGGACCCGCCTGGCGGAAGTGATGCAATCGTGTTCGCAGGACAGCCCCGGCGGAGTCCGGAGCCGACGCATGGCGGTGCAGTTCCTGCTGGATAACCGGCTGATCTCGGAAGAAGGCTTGCGCCAATGGCAGCAACAGACTGTGGCGATGTTGGGTGGTGCCATGATCCATCCGGTCTATGAGGGCGCAAGCCATCTCAGGAATGGCGGGCGGATCGGGCTGCGTGCACTGGCCGATCTGCCGTCGCGCATCGGCGCGACCATGCCCGACGGGGTTCGTCATCTGGCGTCCCGCACGGGGGAATGGCTCTCCACGGCAGGACAGTATGTCGGCGCCAGCGCCGGCACCGCCGTGGAATGGGCGGTCTCTGCGGGCATGGCCGTCGCGCGCCCGTCGATTTCCTATCTGCGTGGCGAAGAGCATGCGCCTGACGCACAGACCGCTACCCGCTATGCCGAGATGCTCAAGGCGCTGCCCGCGCAGGCAAGCAAGACCATGACGGAGCTGCTCGGACCGGGTGAACACAATCTGCGCATCCGTGCGCGATTGCCCTACGAGCGGGCAGTTCTTGGGAAGCCAAGCGGTGATACAGGCAATTCAATCGATGCAGATTTCAAAAACTAAAGCCCGCAGAAGCGGGCTGCAGAAGCGGGCTTTTTTACCTCTGCTGGCCGATAGCGAACACACATCGGTCAACATGACACGATGGAATTACCCGGCACGATACCGTTTGGCAGAGAGCAGATTATCGCAAGGCAAAAACTGAGAAATTCTGAATCATATGCGGGACAGCCGCAGCGGCAAATGCGACAACGAAGGAGCTGCCGCGACGAGCAATGTAACTTGCGGAAAAAACGTAAAAAGACCACGCTGTACCAATAAACCGCAGGGGTGCACTTAGACCATGCAGCACACCCCATACCATGGCTGAAATCGCTGCGACTAACACGCTGTTTTCGACAAAGCGGGAAATAACTGAGACCCCTAGTGCTAAAAGAAGAGTCTCGATCATAGGACCGAAAAGACACGCTACCCACAACCAATATTGGCTTGACCAAGTAAAGTGAGGAAGAAGGGGATAAGTATCTACACCAAGCCAAGTGCAAAAACTGACCGCCAAATAAGATGCCAAATATGATAGCGGCACGGATATTAAGGACATCAAAAATACATAGTATCCAAGCGGCATCTCAGCACTGTCAAACGGCATCGAGACTAACTTTTTTAACATTACTCTTCCTCAAATAAGAGAATACTCATTGGATGGCATATTCAAATATGATTTAGCCCCCCTTCTTCCTACCGACAGATTCACCGTGCATCTCTTCTGTCCATTCTGTACGGAACTGTCGCACTACTGCCTGTCACTGAACGTATAGGTTGCGGCAGTGAACAACGCCTGCCGTTTTACACGTTGGCATTCGAATTGAAAATGCCCACATTTACTAATGAGAGAAAAAATGGATCGCATTTATCCAAAACCCACTTTTGAGTTCTACGACAGCAGTGACAGTGACAATGAAAGCAAGAAGGCACAATCGCCGCGAGGCGAATCGAGCAGCAGCAGTTGGCAGCCGAGCACTCGCATCCCTGACACCAATCGTCGAGTTCGCTTCGAAGTTCCAACTGAACCCACGCTTCAGCGTAGCTACGCCAGCCGAGCACCTGAGCCAATTGAGGTCTACTCCTTGGAGCAGGAACTAAATAAAGCAAAACTGCATATCAGGCAGGCCGCCGGCGAAATGGCAAAACTCGCGCGACAAGGCTACTCCTCAATGATCAAACAATACGTAGACAAAGGCGAAGTCCCTCCTCGCATTTTTAAAGAATACAAACTTGATGAACTAGATGTACCAGAGGTTCTAAAGCGCTACAAGGACACCATGAACGACCGCTAAAACCTTAGCTTCACAGCTTAGTCCCTGTAAAGTGCCTGTTAACTACGGGCGCTTTACAGCTTTTTAACTTGCAACATAAGAATAATTTCCGTCTTTTCATTCTGGCCGGTATTGAAGCGCATCCAACCGGGCAGGAACGGAAAGCCCGCGCGACCGGAGCTTTCCCGGTTCTCCGCCAGCCCGCCGATAATGACGACATCACCGTCCGCGACCGACAATGAAGTGCAGACTTCGCGGTTGGTCAGCGTGGGCGCATTGTTGACGCCGGTTTGCGTGACGATGAAATTTGATAGCTGCTGGCCGACTGTCAAATCCACTACCGATTCCCGCACAATCGGTTTCAGATCAAAGATAGGGCCCGAACTTCGATACTCCGCCGACTGAACCGGAGCGCTTCCATTCTCCAAACAACTGATCGCGCCCAGCACAGGCATATTCTGACCAACTGCGAAGCGGCCAGCGGCACCAGAGCGCACACGTACCGATGGCCAGAACGTCGGTCCGGATGTCGCCGGACGCGACGGTACCGGTAATCAAACTCTGATCCACCCTGGGGATTGTGTCTTTCAGCGAATCAGGTAGCACCAGTTCGCCAACCTTTGCGCCGTTGTCGCCGCCAGTGACGACGCATTGGGCGCGGTACATCTTCCAGGGATTACCGGTCTTGCGGCTCACGCCGGAGGATTCTTGGACGGAGACGATTTCAATCAGATGGCAGCGCCTCAGACAATTCAATCGTTCAGGATTCCAATAATTAAAGCCCGCAGAAGCGGGCTTTTCTGCCTGAGCAATTAAAAGATCGAAGGGAAATTACAAAAAATCTGCCGACGCCAAACTTTACTGCCAAGAACAATATAGAAGAAACACGGCAAAAGCACCTTGTCGCTCGTGCGAACAAAGATAAGGCCATGACAGGCTAAAAATGAGGATCAGGTATCACGAATAGTCAGACCTGGAATAGCCCCTTGAATCTCAGGACACGAAGACTCTCTTAAAATAGAGGATAGTCTTATGACCAGTTTTACGACTAGGCAAACCGTGGAGCACATCGAGATTCTGACCGAGCCGGAGCGTCGCAGAAGACGCACGCCCCAAGAAAAAATAGCCATCGTCCAGGAGACCTTGGCTCCTGGAGCTTCCGTATCAGCCGTTGCCAGGCGACACGGGGTGAACGCGAACCAGGTGTTTGGTTGGCGCAAGCAGTACCAGGAAGGCAGTCTGACCGCCGTCAAGGCTGGCGAGACGGTAGTCCCGGCCTCGGAGCTGGCCGCGGCCATCAAGGAAATCAAAGAACTGCAGCGGCTGTTGGGCAAGAAGACCATGGAGAACGAGATTCTGCGCGAGGCCGTCGAATGGGGCCGGTCAAAAAACCTGATTGCGCGCTCGCCCTTGCTGCCGGAGGACGACCAATGAAAGTGGTCTGTGACGTTCTCGGTGTGGCGCGCTCTGCAGTGGCAGTAAAACGAGCCCGGAGCCCGGAATGGCGAGATGGCCGTAGTGCTCGCAAAGTCGGCGACAGCGGCTTGCTCGAAGAGATTGAGCTGTATGTCGCGAGCTTGCCGAGCTATGGCTATCGCCGCATCTGGGCTTTGCTGCGACGTAGCCGGGAATCTCTGGGGCAAGCGTGCGTGAACCATAAGCGGGTCTATCGCGTCATGCGAGAGCACGCGTTGCTGCTGCGCCGACCTGGTGTGAGACGCGACAATCGACGCCACGATGGTCGCGTAGCGGTCAAGCAAAGTAATGCGCGCTGGTGTTCGGACGGCTTCGAATTCCGTTGTGATGACGGGGCTGCATTGAGAGTGACGTTTGCACTGGATTGTTGTGACCGTGAAGCCATCAGCTGGGCGGCCACTACCGGTGGGCATAGCGGGGATGTCGTGCGCGACGTGATGCTGGCCGCCGTGGAGCAGAGGTTTGGAAGCACGCAGACTCCACAGGTGATTGAATGGCTCAGCGACAACGGCTCGGCCTACATCGACCATCGCACACGCAGCTTCGCTCGCGAGCTGGGATTGGAGCCCTTGACCACGCCCGTGCGCTCGCCACAGAGTAACGGCATGGCGGAGCGGTTCGTAAAAACGATGAAGCATGATTACATCGCCTTCATGGACAAGCCCGATGTGCCTACGGCGCTCACGCATCTGGCCTCTGCCTTCGAGCAATACAATGAGCGCCATCCGCACAAGGCCCTGAAATACCGCTCGCCTCGCGAGTTCAGACGGGCTGCAGCATCAGTAACTTAACGATGTCTGAGTGTCCTGAATTGCGGGGGCAACTACAAGACCGCTGTTTTTCCATGCGCAGCAGCAGACAGCAAATAGTCAATCAAGATACAAGGTGATCATTGGAACCATCGCGCGTTTCCCTGCGACATATCTCCAGCGTCTATACAGATGTATTTTTTTGGAGAGAAAACAGATGGGAAATCTTTGCGTTGGCAGCTCAAGTGGCGCAACTTATGAACCAAATTCCGACGCCCACCGAGAAATAACCGCACAGGAATTTCAGGCACGTTTAGTGACCTTTCGGACATCTGAAATCGGATTGACAGAGGAACAGCAGGCGTTTGTATCACAAGGTGCTTCCACATGGATTTCCGTCCTTCAGCGGAACCTGTTTAATCAGACCCAAGACCTAATCCGACAGTGCGAACATCATCAGCAACTGCGATTAGAACCGAGTACTCTTGACGAACATATGACACGTCTGGCAGCAGAATGGGCCTCGCTTCGCACCGAGTTAGAACAAGAAATGGTTAGACTAGGTTGGTCGGGAACCGCAAGCCAAAATGCAGGGCAGAACGTCGTTGAAACGGATAACACAATGTCCGCAATGCCTGTTATCGTGGATGAGCCAACATCAGATCCTAGGCGACGTAGACGTCGCATCGGGTTTCAAAATTTCTGATTCTTTTCCTACCAGATTTCATATAGCTGACCTGCGTCGGTAATTTGTAGCCAGTCAGGCAGTGAGTCGGTTGTCGATCATATTCGATTCCAACCAGGCTCGACGAACCGTAGCTGGAGGTTGGTAGTTATGTGCGCTATGCGGTCTGCGCTCGTTGTAGAACTGACGCCATCTTTCAATCAGCACCTTCGCTTCTGCCCGGCTGCGGAACCACTCCCGGTTAAGCAGTTCGTCACGCAGCTTGCCATTGAAGCTTTCCTCGAATCCGTTCTGCCATGGACTGCCTGGCGCAATGAAGGCCGGACCAACTGAGGCGTCCCGCAGCCATCGCATGACCTTGGCCGCTGTGAACTCTGCGCCGTTGTCCGACCTTACGTAGGCCGGCTTTCCATGTAACCGCATCAATCGCGAGAGCGTCAGGATGACGTCCTGGGAACGCAAACTGGCAGCAACTTCGATGGCCAGGCATTCCCGGGTGTATTCATCGATCACGCACAGCATCTTCAACGAGCGTCCATCCACCATCTGGTCATGAACAAAGTCGTAGCTCCAGACTGAATTAGGCTTGGTTGCTGCAGGCAACCGAATATCGTTGCCGCATCGACGCCTGCGAGGCCGCTTTCGTGGAATGCCCAGTTTTAGAGCGCTCCAGAGCCGTCGCACTCGGGACTCGCCCAAGGCCAGCTAGGCAGACATACGCCGGTAGCCGAAGCGAGGGACCTCTTGCGACGCCGCGATGAGCTGCTGCGTCAGGCTCCGATCCTTTTCGGGTTGTAGCAACTGATAACCTGCTACCCGCCGGCTCAGCTCCAGATAACGACATGCCTTGCGTTGCGACAGCCCCCGACGAGTAAGGACTTCCAGCGCTTCGCGCCGGCCCGCGAAGGTCTTCATTTTTTTCGGCTTAACTCCTTCAAGCCATCAATCACCAGCAGTTGTTCCGCCACCATGCGTTTGAGCTTGTCGTTCTCGGACTCAAGCTCTCTGAGCCGCCGGGCGTCCGAGACATCCATACCGCCAAACTTGTTTCTCCAGCGGTAAAAGGTCTGCTCAGTAATGTTGTGGCGCTTGCACAGATCTACCGTCGCAATCTCCTTGCTCTCCGCCTCCCGCAAGATGCTGATGATCTGTTCGTCCGTAAATCTCTTCTTCATTGAGTTCTCCTTGGCGTTAGCATAAAGAACTCACTTATCCGGTGGCTACAAAATTCGTCTCAGGTCACGGTAATTCTCTTCAAGGAGATGACCACTAGGCCGAGGAATCCTTAGCGGGCGGGATAAAAAGTTAGTGACCGGAAATTATTTCCCTAACTGCACTTATTGCGCCCTACCTCTATCCATTACTCGACAAATGGAGGAAGGAACGGAGTGTGGTATTGTTACGCCAAATAGAGTAACTCCAGACGGTGTTACCCAAAATGGTTTAGTCAGGCTAATCCGGACGGTTTAACTTTGCGAGAGGAAATTGCCATGAGTTATCAAGAAATCGTCGCTCGCGCACTCAAAGGGCGCACCGTGAACGCAACCGCGAAGCAGTGGGGCTTGCCGCAGGCGACGTTAGATAGATATGTGAAGGGGCAACGCTTGCCGGATTACACGACAGCAAAGAAGATGGCGGACGAGGCTGGAGTCAGCTACGGAGAAATGTTTGAAATACTTGCACTAGAAGAAGAGAAAAGAAAAGGATATAATCGCGCTCCTTCAGCTGATGTAGCTCAGTTGGTAGAGCAACTGATTCGTAATCAAATCGCACGAATCAGTAAATCCCGGCAACGCCTTAGGCAGTTACGACGTAAAAATTTCACTAATTGAAAAGCCCGCGCAAGCGGGCTTTTTCATGCGTGAATTACAAACACAAACGCCTGCAGAAGAAACTGGCGCTTACTGCATTAAATCCTCACGCATCACCTTTTCCAGCAAAACGAATTTCTTCACCAAGTCCATGGCCCTTGGCCCAGGCAGCAATCTTCGTTCGTAACCAACCATCATAATCCACACACTGCGGATCTTCGCTACTGAATGGCTCAAGATCAGAAGATGACATTAATTCCGTAAGCAAATGCTGAACCTTCGCTTGCAGCTCTTTACTGCCAGCTATAGCAAGATAGGCACTCAAAGGCTTGTCTTTGTTCTCCTCCTCCCCTCCTAAAAAGCGTTCAAAGTCTGGAACACTCACTCGATGACGAACTTCCACGCCACTCTCTCGAGCTAGCTGAACAGCCTGCAAAATCTTTATATTCTCTGTCCACATGCCATTCGCAGAACCGTCCTTCTTATACGGCGGATCCACATCATGAAGCAAACCAAAATTGATTTTAAAATGAGTTAAAACTGAGATTAGCGGCGCAAGAATAGCCTTCCCTCGGGCTCGTACGATAGTTATCTGGTTCAAAAGAGCGTGGTCGGTCTCGACGATAGAAGATATAAACGCGGCATGTTCGGTATCTCCCTCGACGAGAATTGGGTAAGAACCAAAAAAAACTTCCGAAAAACTGGGATCAATATGTTGGAGGGCTGCAAGGCGACGCTTATCCTCAGTATTGAATCCAATCAAGTCGGAACGATAGGTCCGATGCGTGACGCCCCCATCCGAACCACCAGATCGCTCGAGACGCACAATCGTAGTATGGTCCTCGAACGGATTAATGAAGTAGGGGGAGTGCGTAGTAAGCATTACTTGCCAGTCAGGGTTACTCGCAAGCTGATACAGATGCCGCTGCGCCGCCCGTGCAGCAATCGGATGCAACGCGTTCTCTGGCTCATCTATAAGAAGAAGATAACCTGGGAATGCAGGATCGTCGTCACTTACCGGAATCGCCCCACCTGCATCATGAGCACGCAATTTTGCTTGCAGCTCCTCAATTTTACTGTCTTGAGCGGCAACATCTTCACCTTTCTTCTTTTTTTTGGCTTCACAGTCTTTAATGCCTTTCAACAGAGAATCGCGATATTCAGCTCTCAATTCACCATCCCTGCTGAGTTCGTTATGTACTTGCACCATCGCCCAAAATAAAGCACGCCGAGCACCAGTGCCCTGATGATGAAGAGATGTCTTCGTCCTATCGTCGGATACGTCTAACGTTGATCCATTTTTCAATAAATCGCCAAGCTTAGGTGATAGGGGGAGGGTGCTAACGTTCAACTGAACATGTAGCGAAGGAAAAATACTCTGAAACCCGTTAGTAACACGATCTGAAACTTTTTGGAAATGCTCGGTATGCTCAGCACTCAGCGTAGCTATTTGACTAGCAATATCAGATATAGCGTGCGCGAGCCGGGACTCTTTATTCAACCGTTCTTCTTCGACCCTTCTAATCAACGGTGCCAAAACAAGCTGCAAAAGAGTCTCCTCCATCTTTGCCGTGTCATCTAGCGAGCCAATACGTATAGGCCTCGGCAATCTAGATAGGAAAACAGGATCAGCCCCCCCTGCCTTCGCGTCCTCGGCCCAGCCACCTGAACCACCATTTGCAGAAGGGTCCCAAGTAGAGCGAATTTGGGAAAAACTGGGCGCAAACCACTGCCAGCGACTGCGTACTATACGCAAGCCATCAACGTCTTCTTTCCACTTAGGGTCGACATTACCAATACCATCGGGGATATGCACGTCGAGAAAGATTTCAGATGGCTCATCGTCAGGAGCGTGCTGGTACCTGTCTCTAGCTACTGTAAAAGGAAGCGTTCCCTTTGCCAGCTCATAAGACCTTAAGATGGTTGACTTACCGGCGTTGTTACGCCCGACCAAACAGACCACATCGTCTAACGCGACTTCCACGCCCTCAGGCCCCACACACCCAATATTGCGTACTGAGATACGCACCAACTTCGATCTATTATTCACGATCCCCCCTTTGAAATTTATGGCGCCCTTTTCTAACCCCTGACATCACCATTGACATGCTGATCTGGCAATTAATTTTAATTTCATTTTGGCTTTACATGCTTCGCCAAATTTATACGGAACTGATCCATCGCAATATCTTTTGAAACCTACTATAGACCAGGTGAGGCCATTTCTATAAGAAATCCAGAACGGGCAAAAAAAGCTCGCCTAAGCGAGCTTTTTTCATTTCTTGATTTCAAGTAGGGATGCCTGTTAAAGAAATAATGCGATCCCGAAAATCAGAATAATCTGAGCCGGTCGCCTTCGTCAGATCAGATATCTTATAGAACCTATTAGTGGAAGGTGATTCCTGGCGCGCCAAAGCCAAATCCATTTTATCTACATTCACAACGGTCCAACATTCAGCATAGCCTTCGGCTCGGGCCTTTTGATGGCTCTTCTCCGCCTCCCCGAGCCGATTATGGATATTTGAAAAGTCTCGGCCCGCTTTCACTTCAATGGCGATTAACTGACGCCGTAAATTGGCGCTAACTTCTTCTTGAATGATAATGTCGGGATCAGCAGCGAATTGGATAAGTACAGTCCGCCCCGCCGCATTTTTAAGCTCGATAGAATTTATATCGCTATTCGTTACATGCGACTCAACAATTTCAAATATCGAATTAAAAACAATCCGAATTCCAGCGGCTCCGCGCCGAACATTGGCCCCGCCCCGCAATTGAGGACCTAGAGTTAGCAGCGTCAAATCACTGAGCAACTCCAAGCTCAACTGCTGCGTACCAATTCCTGCTAACAAAAGAACCCCTGCTTCGCATAAAGACTCGCAAGCCTCCTGCAACAACGCCGAGTTCTTTGCAGTTATAACGCCACGCACCTCGAGCGCTTTAAGTGGCGCGAACCCTGTAGCTTTTGTATAGAACTCTTTTTGGCTGAAACCATACAGCATTCGGTAATAACCAAGCAAATTAGGAGAGGCTCTCAGAATGGAAGGGACCGGAAATAAGACCTCGCCTCTCAAACCGTGACCAGCCAACAAAGAAAGACAATGGGCTGGGACAAAATCTCCGAGCTCCAAATCAATAGCAGGGATTTCCAATTCCCGAACCGTCGCCAGAAGAGCATCCTGAAGATGGAGCGACCTAATTTCTGCTAACGAAGCCGCAAACGATATTTGTAAAGTCGGATCAGGTAAATTAAATTGCGACAATGTTTTTCCTCTTATGCTGCCACACGAATAACTGACAATTCATCGGCCGAAAGCCGAGATACTGCAAGTGAAACATATTCTGGATGAAGTTCCAGACCAACATATCGACGCCCCAGCTGCTCAGCAACCAAACCAACTGTGCCGGAGCCAAAAAATGGATCCAGAACAAAATCGCCGGGCCTTGAGGCCGCTCTGATGCACGGCTCAACCAATTTAGGTGGGAACGTGGCGAAGTGAGCACCGGCGAAGGGTGAAGTATGAATATTCCAAACAGTCCTACAATTGCGCCCATTGGGGTCTAAAACCGCTTCTCGGTCATAGTAGTACTGCTCGGACTTGGTAAACATGAATATGTACTCATGTGCCCGCGTCGGTCTGTCCTTCACGCTTTCTGGCATAGCGTTTGGCTTGTTCCAAACTATGTCGGCGCGTAAGAACCACCCGTCGTCCTGAAGAGCGAAGGCCAAGCGCCAAGGCACCCCCATCAGATCCTTCGGTTTTAGACCTTCTGGTGTATTTGGGCGCACACCCATAGCACGGGCGGGGTTTTTTTTATCGGGCGCTCGCCAACCACGATTTCCGCTGGTATAGCCGTCTCCGATATTGAGCCACAAAACGCCATCATTCTTTAACACTCTGCGTGCCTCTGCAAAAACAGATTGCAGCCGATGAATAAATTGCGGAAGCGTGGGCTCAAGGCCAATCTGATCAGCAACGTTGTAA includes:
- a CDS encoding site-specific DNA-methyltransferase, yielding MRASKISKPGYLALNDSSIFEGDALTILRRLPTESVQCIVTSPPYWGLRDYNVADQIGLEPTLPQFIHRLQSVFAEARRVLKNDGVLWLNIGDGYTSGNRGWRAPDKKNPARAMGVRPNTPEGLKPKDLMGVPWRLAFALQDDGWFLRADIVWNKPNAMPESVKDRPTRAHEYIFMFTKSEQYYYDREAVLDPNGRNCRTVWNIHTSPFAGAHFATFPPKLVEPCIRAASRPGDFVLDPFFGSGTVGLVAEQLGRRYVGLELHPEYVSLAVSRLSADELSVIRVAA
- a CDS encoding AAA family ATPase, whose product is MNNRSKLVRISVRNIGCVGPEGVEVALDDVVCLVGRNNAGKSTILRSYELAKGTLPFTVARDRYQHAPDDEPSEIFLDVHIPDGIGNVDPKWKEDVDGLRIVRSRWQWFAPSFSQIRSTWDPSANGGSGGWAEDAKAGGADPVFLSRLPRPIRIGSLDDTAKMEETLLQLVLAPLIRRVEEERLNKESRLAHAISDIASQIATLSAEHTEHFQKVSDRVTNGFQSIFPSLHVQLNVSTLPLSPKLGDLLKNGSTLDVSDDRTKTSLHHQGTGARRALFWAMVQVHNELSRDGELRAEYRDSLLKGIKDCEAKKKKKGEDVAAQDSKIEELQAKLRAHDAGGAIPVSDDDPAFPGYLLLIDEPENALHPIAARAAQRHLYQLASNPDWQVMLTTHSPYFINPFEDHTTIVRLERSGGSDGGVTHRTYRSDLIGFNTEDKRRLAALQHIDPSFSEVFFGSYPILVEGDTEHAAFISSIVETDHALLNQITIVRARGKAILAPLISVLTHFKINFGLLHDVDPPYKKDGSANGMWTENIKILQAVQLARESGVEVRHRVSVPDFERFLGGEEENKDKPLSAYLAIAGSKELQAKVQHLLTELMSSSDLEPFSSEDPQCVDYDGWLRTKIAAWAKGHGLGEEIRFAGKGDA
- a CDS encoding helix-turn-helix transcriptional regulator: MSYQEIVARALKGRTVNATAKQWGLPQATLDRYVKGQRLPDYTTAKKMADEAGVSYGEMFEILALEEEKRKGYNRAPSADVAQLVEQLIRNQIARISKSRQRLRQLRRKNFTN
- a CDS encoding IS3 family transposase (programmed frameshift) translates to MTSFTTRQTVEHIEILTEPERRRRRTPQEKIAIVQETLAPGASVSAVARRHGVNANQVFGWRKQYQEGSLTAVKAGETVVPASELAAAIKEIKELQRLLGKKTMENEILREAVEWGRSKNPDCALALAAGGRPMKVVCDVLGVARSAVAVKRARSPEWRDGRSARKVGDSGLLEEIELYVASLPSYGYRRIWALLRRSRESLGQACVNHKRVYRVMREHALLLRRPGVRRDNRRHDGRVAVKQSNARWCSDGFEFRCDDGAALRVTFALDCCDREAISWAATTGGHSGDVVRDVMLAAVEQRFGSTQTPQVIEWLSDNGSAYIDHRTRSFARELGLEPLTTPVRSPQSNGMAERFVKTMKHDYIAFMDKPDVPTALTHLASAFEQYNERHPHKALKYRSPREFRRAAASVT
- a CDS encoding XcyI family restriction endonuclease, which codes for MSQFNLPDPTLQISFAASLAEIRSLHLQDALLATVRELEIPAIDLELGDFVPAHCLSLLAGHGLRGEVLFPVPSILRASPNLLGYYRMLYGFSQKEFYTKATGFAPLKALEVRGVITAKNSALLQEACESLCEAGVLLLAGIGTQQLSLELLSDLTLLTLGPQLRGGANVRRGAAGIRIVFNSIFEIVESHVTNSDINSIELKNAAGRTVLIQFAADPDIIIQEEVSANLRRQLIAIEVKAGRDFSNIHNRLGEAEKSHQKARAEGYAECWTVVNVDKMDLALARQESPSTNRFYKISDLTKATGSDYSDFRDRIISLTGIPT